GGCATGCATGGAAGGTCATGCAAAAATAGCGCGGTTGCTCTTGGAAAACGGGGCGGATCCTGTCGAGATCAATCCCGACCCGGAAGCTGTGAAGCCTTTCAACGAGGAAATCCTTGCCCTGCTCCGGGAGTATGTGCATCAGGAAACAGGGCTGGGCGAGGCGGATGGGATGGGGATGTGACGACCTTTGTATTGTATCCTATTTCAGGTTAATCCCTTGACAGGGGATTAATATTGTTATACAATGAGTCTATGAATATTTCAAAAGATATATCCAACAAACCCGCCGACGCCCAGGGCGTTCCTGATACCAATGTACGGCGCGGTGCGTATCTCGGCCCCCTCGGGATCCGCTTCTTCGTCTATGTCCAGTCAAAAGGCACAGAGAAAAAAACGGCCACTGTAGAGACTGGTGAACTGCAGGCCGCCCTCGGGTTGACGCCCGTCCAGGAGCGCAAGCTTCTGAGCCGCCTGTCCCGCGCCGAAATGATCGCCCGTGTACGCAGGGGGCTCTATCTTGCCCCGAAAAAACTGCCGTCCTGGGGTCAATGGAGCCCCGACATGGCCCTGGCGATCAACACGCTCATGAGGGACAAGGGCGGCCGGTATCAGATCTGTGGGCCGAATATGTTCAATCGGTATGGTTTTTCCACCCAGGTGCCGGTCCTGGTATATGCGTACAACGACAAAATATCAGGATCAAAAAAGATTGGCTCTGTATATTTGGAGCTCATCAAAGTCGGGCCGGAGAGGCTCGGAGATACCGAGGATGTCAGGTGGAGGAGTGGAGAGATTGCCGTATATTCTTCCCGTGTCCGGACTCTTGTTGACGCGGTCTACGACTGGCCCAGATTCGGCTACTTAACTCGTGTTTACAGGTGGATACGCAGGGACCTCAGGGAGAAAAAAATAACTGCCGAGGCCTTGGTAGAGTGTACGCTGCGTTATGGTGATATTGCCACGATCAGACGTATCGGGGCATTACTGGAAATCCTGGGCGTGGACGACAGACTGTTGGAGAAGCTCGAGAAGAGGTTAAAACCTACCGTGGCGACGATCCCGTGGCTCCCGAAGAAGCCCAAACGCGGCAAGCTAAATAAGAGATGGGGAATAATCATCAATGGTGAGTGATATCCACAAGAACGATAACTCTTTCGGAAAAGCATTGGACGCAACCAGCGCAACGACAAGATTTTCCGGTATTCTGGTTGAAAAAGACTATTATTGTACTTTACTCCTGG
The sequence above is a segment of the Syntrophorhabdaceae bacterium genome. Coding sequences within it:
- a CDS encoding DUF6088 family protein → MNISKDISNKPADAQGVPDTNVRRGAYLGPLGIRFFVYVQSKGTEKKTATVETGELQAALGLTPVQERKLLSRLSRAEMIARVRRGLYLAPKKLPSWGQWSPDMALAINTLMRDKGGRYQICGPNMFNRYGFSTQVPVLVYAYNDKISGSKKIGSVYLELIKVGPERLGDTEDVRWRSGEIAVYSSRVRTLVDAVYDWPRFGYLTRVYRWIRRDLREKKITAEALVECTLRYGDIATIRRIGALLEILGVDDRLLEKLEKRLKPTVATIPWLPKKPKRGKLNKRWGIIINGE